A region from the Cannabis sativa cultivar Pink pepper isolate KNU-18-1 chromosome 9, ASM2916894v1, whole genome shotgun sequence genome encodes:
- the LOC133031105 gene encoding uncharacterized protein LOC133031105 codes for MIEKGYKLKGFPIAFLIWLYEIIPSLSPRFCNRISNKIPRVLNWENSPTTEFSELIQGVFNNPKIVVKDFVASSGEKSQRLFSKFKFDPKYVPKRIGGAVSSDEVKDEVKVLKTSFCLHLFCVCLSLVMFIFFMYTIQVSHGKLDQICAEITSIKECQQQIKDGISSLRIEFLSEFAKLAEIINGLKKKENDGSSKDSEFFSSLIREVTSFFV; via the exons ATGATTGAGAAGGGTTACAAGCTTAAAGGCTTTCCTATTGCATTTCTTATTTGGCTGTACGAGATTATCCCGTCTTTGTCTCCTCGATTTTGCAATAGAATCAGCAACAAGATTCCTCGCGTTCTGAATTGGGAGAATAGCCCTACAACGGAGTTTAGTGAGTTGATTCAGGGTGTGTTCAACAATCCGAag ATTGTTGTAAAGGATTTTGTTGCTTCGAGTGGTGAAAAATCTCAAAGGCTTTTTTCTAAATTCAAGTTTGATCCTAAATATGTTCCGAAGAGGATTGGTGGCGCTGTGTCTTCTGATGAAGTAAAGGATGAGGTCAAGGTATTGAAAACCAGTTTCTGTTTGCATTTGTTTTGTGTATGTTTATCATTAGTTATGTTCATATTTTTTATGTATACTATTCAGGTATCTCATGGAAAGTTGGACCAGATTTGTGCTGAAATTACTTCTATCAAAGAGTGCCAACAACAAATAAAGGATGGTATTTCTAGCTTGAGGATTGAGTTTTTGAGTGAATTTGCTAAATTAGCAGAAATTATCAATggattgaagaagaaggagaatgaTGGAAGTTCTAAGGACTCTGAATTTTTTTCTTCCCTTATAAGAGAGGTAACTAGTTTCTTTGTTTAG
- the LOC115723127 gene encoding uncharacterized protein LOC115723127, with translation MLNVYNSMSGALNKKRALDHVKAYSTMLPFYLEYLDVYSSRPDLNLDQGPYSVGKREPLNFKFIDGLPSQVNSDCGVFVIKFAEFFIRGKIDDIPAKMSDLVAVYRDDLAVSLFIHARRKQIGGYITDDEVLKKGKKSKDNASVKAKVKGKDIPKGKGNAK, from the exons ATGTTGAACGTATATAACTCCATGTCTGGTGCTCTCAACAAGAAACGCGCCTTGGATCATGTGAAAGCTTATTCTACTATGCTGCCATTTTATTTGGAGTATCTTGATGTTTATTCTTCTAGGCCGGATCTTAATTTGGATCAAGGTCCATATTCTGTTGGGAAAAGAGAACCTTTGAATTTCAAGTTCATAGATGGGCTTCCAAGTCAGGTCAATAG TGACTGTGGAGTGTTTGTCATCAAATTTGCTGAATTTTTCATTCGTGGAAAAATTGATGACATTCCAGCTAAGATGTCTGATTTGGTAGCGGTATATAGAGATGATCTTGCTGTGAGTTTGTTTATTCATGCTAGGAGGAAACAAATTGGTGGTTATATAACTGATGATGAAGTGTTGAAAAAGGGGAAGAAATCAAAGGATAATGCAAGTGTTAAGGCAAAGGTCAAAGGGAAGGATATTCCAAAGGGAAAGGGCAACGCGAAATGA